A stretch of Stenotrophomonas indicatrix DNA encodes these proteins:
- a CDS encoding DUF456 domain-containing protein, producing MDLSFILYLLAVIFVLIGIAGIVLPALPGIPLVFIGLVLAAWADGFVHVGWPTLLILGVLTALSLLVDVLATVVGAKRVGASRKALWGTFIGSIVGLFFMPIGLFAGPLLGALLGEYWHTRELGRSTKVGLATWLGILLGLALKLALVIAMLGLFAFAWFL from the coding sequence TTTTGTCCTCATCGGCATCGCCGGCATCGTCCTGCCGGCCCTGCCGGGCATCCCGCTGGTCTTCATCGGGCTGGTGCTGGCGGCCTGGGCAGACGGCTTCGTCCATGTCGGCTGGCCCACTCTGCTGATCCTCGGCGTGCTGACCGCGCTGTCGCTGCTGGTCGACGTGCTGGCGACCGTAGTTGGCGCCAAGCGCGTGGGCGCCAGCCGCAAAGCGCTCTGGGGCACCTTCATCGGCAGCATCGTCGGCCTGTTCTTCATGCCGATCGGATTGTTCGCCGGGCCGTTGCTGGGCGCGCTGCTGGGCGAGTACTGGCATACCCGTGAGCTCGGCCGCTCGACCAAGGTCGGGCTGGCCACCTGGCTGGGCATCCTGCTGGGCCTGGCACTGAAGCTGGCGCTGGTGATCGCGATGCTGGGCCTGTTCGCCTTCGCCTGGTTCCTGTGA